The Legionella cincinnatiensis genome includes a region encoding these proteins:
- a CDS encoding universal stress protein, translated as MYKQIMIAVDGSKASSLALKEAIQLAKNQNSKLCVIHIVDTLYEGDVDREAFVELIRKQGQEVLNSIKKKLSRVKIEFEMKLAELTPSKSQIAEKLVDEASAWSADLIIIGTHGRRGIQHILTGSVAEEVIRISKIPVLLVKK; from the coding sequence ATGTATAAACAGATTATGATTGCTGTGGATGGGAGTAAAGCTTCCTCTTTAGCATTAAAAGAGGCCATTCAACTTGCTAAAAACCAAAATTCTAAGCTTTGTGTGATTCACATCGTAGATACCTTATATGAGGGTGATGTAGATCGTGAGGCTTTCGTTGAATTAATAAGAAAACAAGGACAAGAAGTTTTAAATTCAATAAAGAAAAAACTAAGCCGCGTAAAAATTGAGTTTGAAATGAAACTCGCGGAACTTACTCCCTCTAAATCACAAATTGCTGAAAAACTTGTTGATGAGGCATCAGCATGGTCTGCTGACTTAATCATTATTGGCACTCATGGTCGACGTGGAATTCAGCATATACTGACTGGAAGTGTCGCTGAAGAAGTCATTCGCATCTCCAAAATCCCTGTATTGTTAGTAAAAAAATAA
- a CDS encoding TolC family protein, with the protein MPKRIFIFLLLIEIVAGCHRNVEQQVSTPLKKFPSSTKAYKPINNLPYTAWWQQFHDLELNQLIETGLKNNMDIHIAIGNVQQAQGELQQVKLSWIPTLKLFAGYSTNPALGVPGAFYGAWPYYVLNIMQLYTQQKQATYNVQMYQAAVDGVRLALIGQITSAYFTLIAQMEQLRLLQQLDKDLKSLIALSEQDIKIGLVNEIDLAQLQSDEQIIAAQMKPILYNIVFSENALRFLINEIPGRIKNKNNFASLDFTHFKPGSLPATVLNNRPDMKMAEYALKASRIKISVAYSNFFPILQLDDFLGEVSLPDSSFAQSVDTYVNWTITPSVLGNIAASKGAYHAKVAEFEKTVKRILKEVDTDYSANKRMNEQFTAYLHAEEDYHRKYKLQQGLLKTGLISYKDLLQSKIYLDNLALLTNQAKLELAMSLVALYQDLAGGYAYHLQPQKLQAE; encoded by the coding sequence ATGCCCAAAAGGATTTTCATCTTCCTATTATTGATTGAAATAGTAGCAGGCTGCCATAGAAATGTTGAGCAACAAGTCTCTACACCACTTAAAAAGTTTCCTTCCAGTACAAAAGCATATAAACCAATAAATAACTTGCCTTATACCGCTTGGTGGCAGCAATTTCATGATTTAGAATTAAATCAATTAATTGAAACTGGCTTAAAAAATAATATGGATATTCATATCGCCATAGGAAATGTACAACAAGCTCAAGGAGAATTACAGCAAGTCAAGCTCAGCTGGATTCCAACCTTAAAATTATTTGCCGGTTATTCTACTAACCCTGCCTTAGGTGTTCCAGGAGCATTTTATGGAGCATGGCCGTACTATGTTTTAAATATCATGCAACTTTACACCCAGCAAAAGCAAGCTACTTATAATGTACAAATGTATCAAGCTGCTGTTGATGGGGTCCGCTTAGCCTTAATTGGTCAAATTACCTCCGCATACTTCACTTTAATCGCCCAAATGGAGCAACTAAGATTACTGCAGCAACTTGATAAAGATTTAAAATCTTTGATTGCATTGAGTGAACAGGATATCAAGATTGGTTTAGTTAATGAAATTGATTTAGCCCAGCTGCAATCTGATGAACAAATCATTGCGGCACAAATGAAACCCATTTTGTATAATATTGTATTTAGTGAAAATGCGCTTCGCTTTTTAATCAACGAAATTCCCGGAAGAATAAAAAATAAAAATAATTTTGCATCATTAGATTTTACTCATTTTAAACCAGGTAGCTTACCTGCCACTGTATTAAATAATCGACCTGATATGAAAATGGCAGAATATGCGCTAAAAGCATCGCGCATAAAAATCTCCGTTGCCTACAGTAATTTTTTTCCAATCTTACAATTAGATGATTTCCTAGGTGAAGTAAGCTTACCGGACAGTTCTTTTGCACAATCAGTAGATACTTATGTAAATTGGACAATAACACCCAGTGTTTTAGGCAATATCGCCGCAAGTAAAGGCGCCTATCATGCAAAAGTTGCTGAATTTGAGAAAACAGTAAAACGCATTTTAAAAGAAGTAGATACTGATTATTCTGCAAATAAACGAATGAATGAACAGTTTACTGCTTATTTACATGCAGAAGAAGATTATCATCGCAAATATAAATTACAACAAGGTTTATTAAAAACAGGATTGATTTCTTATAAAGATTTATTACAAAGTAAGATATATTTGGATAACTTGGCGCTGTTAACCAATCAAGCCAAATTAGAACTTGCAATGTCTTTAGTTGCTTTATACCAGGATTTGGCTGGAGGTTATGCATATCATTTGCAACCCCAAAAATTGCAAGCAGAATAA
- a CDS encoding FUSC family protein, which yields MLTQNALKRKLDYARFVHLAIMFMVAMLIYLFSNIPHKWWVLLTVIVISAGIEPGLIVKRAIFRIGGTFAALLILIPLLYLTQFNYRLIPVIFIVAVIGFSVSSINTNRYDISVFFITLIVFFLLAQTTEMNSPEGPFVMMLNRGICTLLGVAIVLIGDYFLFQTYHYSQKLYLFHQMMVYNFFNDVVQQITQTGSQRTNSSIFVAKLRTQVIKTCSPIAVSSQNLKLEAKVTPQTIKRIDTFQETIWEIRRVLFALCVSEFVLHSPATTQKHLQRFNTLMNKAKGNFIYT from the coding sequence ATGCTTACTCAAAATGCATTAAAAAGAAAGCTTGATTACGCGCGATTTGTTCATTTGGCAATTATGTTTATGGTTGCCATGTTGATTTACTTATTTTCGAACATTCCTCATAAATGGTGGGTTTTACTCACTGTCATTGTCATCAGCGCCGGAATTGAGCCAGGTTTAATTGTTAAAAGAGCCATTTTTCGCATTGGTGGCACTTTTGCTGCTTTGTTGATTTTAATTCCATTACTTTATTTAACCCAATTTAACTATCGATTAATCCCCGTTATATTCATCGTGGCAGTCATTGGATTTTCTGTATCCTCAATTAACACGAATCGTTATGATATTAGTGTTTTTTTTATTACCCTCATCGTATTCTTTTTATTAGCTCAAACTACTGAAATGAACTCTCCTGAGGGCCCATTTGTGATGATGCTAAATCGAGGAATATGTACCTTACTTGGTGTTGCTATAGTTTTAATTGGCGATTACTTTTTATTTCAGACCTATCATTATTCGCAAAAACTTTATTTATTTCATCAGATGATGGTTTACAATTTTTTTAATGATGTGGTGCAACAAATCACTCAAACCGGTTCCCAAAGAACTAACTCTTCTATTTTTGTCGCAAAATTAAGGACTCAAGTTATAAAAACCTGCTCACCTATAGCCGTTAGTTCGCAAAATTTAAAATTAGAAGCGAAAGTAACTCCGCAAACTATAAAGCGAATCGATACCTTTCAAGAGACAATTTGGGAAATACGTAGAGTGCTTTTTGCATTATGTGTTTCTGAGTTTGTGTTGCATTCTCCAGCAACGACTCAGAAACATTTACAGCGATTTAATACCTTAATGAATAAGGCAAAAGGTAATTTTATTTATACCTAA
- a CDS encoding alpha/beta fold hydrolase yields the protein MPRIKVNDISMYYERHGQGEPIVFIAGFSADHTAWAAIVEHFKEKYQVILLDNRGVGQTDIPDDVYNIDQMANDVADLCTALNIPQAHFVSNSMGGFILQSLAYRYPSLVKSAVIGNSGAKIQTAFNIYLQAQLEFMKANAPFKSLIKASCSWCFSYQFLSQPGVLDQLIQIGLNNPFPFTIKGHEGQYGALQQFDSQNWIGQIKVPVLVLTADQDIIISERDSKYLANNIPGARYYCFTECGHLPQLENPEKFFQIVREFIEALK from the coding sequence ATGCCCCGTATTAAAGTGAATGATATCTCCATGTATTATGAAAGGCATGGTCAGGGAGAGCCTATTGTTTTTATTGCTGGATTCAGTGCCGATCATACAGCATGGGCTGCAATCGTTGAGCACTTTAAAGAAAAATACCAAGTGATTCTTTTAGATAATCGTGGTGTTGGTCAGACTGATATTCCGGATGATGTTTATAATATTGATCAAATGGCAAATGATGTAGCTGATCTATGCACCGCGCTTAATATCCCACAAGCTCATTTCGTGAGTAATTCAATGGGAGGGTTTATACTGCAATCCTTAGCGTATCGCTATCCTAGCCTTGTCAAATCCGCCGTAATTGGTAATTCTGGCGCGAAAATCCAAACAGCTTTTAATATTTATCTTCAGGCACAACTTGAGTTCATGAAAGCCAATGCTCCCTTTAAATCACTCATTAAAGCTTCATGCAGTTGGTGTTTTTCATATCAATTTCTTTCTCAACCTGGAGTACTTGATCAACTCATACAGATTGGCTTGAATAATCCTTTTCCGTTTACGATTAAAGGACATGAAGGACAATATGGAGCTCTTCAACAATTTGATTCACAAAATTGGATAGGACAAATCAAGGTGCCTGTTTTAGTATTGACAGCTGATCAAGATATCATTATTAGTGAACGGGACTCTAAGTATCTTGCCAATAATATTCCTGGAGCGCGTTATTATTGTTTTACTGAGTGTGGCCATTTACCTCAATTAGAAAATCCAGAAAAATTTTTTCAAATTGTTCGAGAATTTATTGAAGCGTTAAAATGA
- a CDS encoding esterase/lipase family protein — translation MVKVKTIHKLRRYIQLMLVMSGLMSVVPVHAFFPQTKHELSAHKMQLKPQHPREVIVLIHGLMRTSLSMWPLKNFLKRNGYEVYTYSYPSHKYSIQEHGTYLNQYIKNLLAKNPGVKINFITHSLGGIITREALSKLSKEQLKDIGSLIMLAPPNQGSKLAKISTKVFPMLTFPIKPLAELSSDQTSYVHHVPVPNIKIGIIAGRYDAKVPPEYARLEGQNDPVIVNANHTFIMNNAKTRELIMNFLETGTFGPVAGKISSYKEIKSAAEQNYQKKQNKMRANI, via the coding sequence ATGGTCAAGGTTAAAACCATTCACAAATTAAGGCGATATATTCAACTCATGTTGGTAATGAGTGGATTGATGAGCGTGGTTCCAGTTCATGCATTCTTTCCTCAGACTAAGCATGAGCTTAGTGCCCATAAAATGCAGCTCAAACCACAACACCCTCGGGAAGTAATTGTCTTAATTCATGGTTTAATGCGTACTTCTTTAAGTATGTGGCCCCTAAAAAATTTTTTAAAAAGGAATGGATATGAAGTTTACACTTATAGCTATCCTTCGCATAAATACAGTATTCAAGAACATGGGACTTATTTAAATCAGTATATTAAAAATTTATTGGCAAAAAATCCCGGAGTAAAAATTAACTTTATTACTCACAGTCTGGGAGGAATTATTACTCGAGAAGCGCTCTCTAAACTTTCCAAAGAACAATTAAAAGATATTGGTTCTCTTATTATGCTGGCTCCTCCCAACCAAGGTTCAAAATTAGCAAAAATCTCGACGAAAGTGTTTCCTATGCTTACTTTTCCGATAAAACCATTAGCTGAGCTTAGCTCTGATCAAACCTCATACGTACATCATGTGCCTGTGCCTAACATTAAAATAGGGATAATAGCGGGTCGGTATGATGCGAAAGTACCACCTGAATATGCACGTTTAGAAGGACAAAATGATCCTGTCATTGTTAATGCCAATCATACATTTATTATGAATAATGCAAAAACTCGTGAATTAATCATGAATTTTTTAGAAACAGGAACATTCGGGCCGGTGGCGGGTAAAATCTCTTCGTACAAAGAAATAAAATCGGCAGCCGAACAAAATTATCAGAAAAAGCAAAACAAAATGCGCGCTAACATTTGA
- a CDS encoding HlyD family secretion protein, with the protein MKNFIQFRTKIKKNYTRLKRSITLVNTIIFIGILTTIIYIFSYLFPFTDNAFVVNNVRPVAALTNGYITDLYVQNGDVVKKGQKLFTVFQKPYIYAVEQLTADLASAQAQLAVLKTTYDRDLKLSENEHRNYIKLDQDDQKYRKGYRIKSVSLMTLQNSQQETQAAKDKWQAALKQLEIDKNQIEAQANEIKSINARLKNAKVNLELTNVYAQGNGIIQNLFFTIGTPVNINQPLFSLVDSDNVYIQANFNETDLRDVRRGSKVLIFPRMYLSRKMFHGVVESDYWSANRQLVDNRTQLQNVINENQWILLPQRLPVIIRITDPDPHYPLRVGTSAYVYIKV; encoded by the coding sequence ATGAAAAATTTTATTCAATTTCGTACAAAAATTAAAAAAAACTATACTCGCTTAAAGCGTTCGATTACCTTAGTTAATACAATTATTTTTATAGGTATTTTAACGACCATTATTTATATTTTTTCTTATTTATTTCCTTTCACCGATAATGCATTTGTTGTTAATAATGTACGCCCCGTTGCCGCTCTGACTAATGGTTATATTACTGATCTTTATGTCCAAAATGGTGATGTTGTTAAAAAAGGACAAAAACTTTTTACCGTATTTCAAAAACCTTATATCTATGCAGTGGAGCAACTCACCGCTGATTTAGCCAGTGCCCAAGCACAATTAGCAGTACTAAAAACAACTTATGATCGTGATCTCAAACTCAGTGAAAACGAACACAGAAATTACATTAAACTCGACCAAGATGATCAAAAATATCGCAAAGGATACAGAATAAAATCAGTCTCCTTAATGACTCTCCAAAACTCCCAACAAGAAACACAAGCAGCAAAAGACAAATGGCAAGCTGCTTTAAAGCAATTAGAAATTGATAAAAACCAAATAGAAGCGCAAGCAAATGAAATTAAGTCCATTAATGCACGATTAAAAAATGCAAAAGTCAATTTAGAGTTGACAAATGTCTACGCCCAAGGAAATGGAATTATCCAAAATTTATTCTTCACTATTGGAACCCCAGTGAATATCAATCAACCTCTTTTTTCTTTAGTAGATTCCGATAATGTTTACATACAGGCAAATTTTAATGAAACAGATTTACGCGATGTACGTAGAGGATCAAAAGTTTTAATATTTCCCAGGATGTATCTAAGTAGGAAAATGTTTCATGGAGTAGTGGAGTCCGATTATTGGTCTGCTAATCGACAATTAGTAGATAATCGAACGCAATTACAAAATGTTATTAATGAAAATCAATGGATTTTGTTACCGCAACGACTCCCCGTCATTATTCGAATCACCGATCCTGATCCTCATTATCCACTTCGTGTTGGAACCAGCGCTTATGTCTATATCAAAGTTTAA
- a CDS encoding zeta toxin family protein gives MTKVYSKKCVNFDLVNKNELPRYEYHRTLRDAIELSATSYSKQSKNSIMYQWDNIAPEIALVVLQDAKKIGIDIQEEVLQVIGTETFHQECLKAALEKLQNNPHYSLFLQKLALHITHRKSQELSVEHLKSLGINTIDQFNKIFIHFLSMQSKLAKSFPNFHKIREEDDYEQFIAFMTNEPLYESFLLSFTQYLASEFNQRRTQSEQVETPKEIDSKALLKFLHVISYDLCLTMPNKDLLKKNTLYIELFDNQLKYTVIDPSGKEINAIINFCELDFALDKTVSEEDLKKHLPAILRITSQRGHTGDISLYNTSSLKDKGIAFLDSDLGASLFLAHLPAVDLVKDEEMKFSLYQWLSQGNLARFKDLLAAGACQHYNQELDIQIKQIKETVGINEVLQNEIETIGLLMKEIVTLVAALEEDPHAKDKELDNKIIQLIKLLKTIDEFYKNTPLLKQNETFPSTTGNFENFIKKIIFNSTNDKITQYVPDSKEKEKIWKLNLVDLVIGLVNNTNFVSVRDVKNKKEHSFLTDESSLVIPPSIVFREQLKDKLTSYLKNDIHHYHTVRSYENDKLNLTQAPVVFKGEHLTDSLAETEFFAKKVTRIGEYPTDSHLLSGQENNLKKHEIRSGTATPLAATGVGTHTVTDKFDITLKFGGMNDIKILYIVRGKEAFHSQPFAEMMGKTKLSEIAYTHLKPQDYVMTIIYDHNHEILDVIPGNLNGEIQGVSDQAKEILAAGIDFYNKQHDHSLLSKPSVRLPHFQAQKQKATNPLPKKKPLLALLHMHQMESNSLVKKMPSTNSLGSVRISRSARNGNKILSMDILRPEVKEVRPLSEELTLPEQSFSKPLNRLSEVREAAVAHFNMRHILTLKGLSRWNTQEKKLHETYNRILQPNFMEGDLQDQLIHANIAHEEWLTDVLVPKMQTTLMLHLATRLITDYRVDVEEVNKLAQQLFHSILKSSTKFEKLLDAWSKIYISLKEPNTEQICTKKAHERMEKLYPSLNQGSIAYQSRFNSCFIMEMNKIQKKLVNQTMSAFLDKNLDDFTEEIKLEKKTVYSLTDNHDFVFLGPAASGKSTISNRYIKKEERKDYVSLATDDYRGIFMPFTDEFEKQETEQVFIRTQDSAYLISELIEEHLQAKKEKRPNIIIDGVTYKPSQKALVAKNNNSLVICACLNDMSEVVKRSYERARQEESSSADKGRYVNTTSLIHMHKTASLNLLIHCDPNTTIAFYNTNVPRNTIPPLIATVDTHGEKTLTISHDKGSLMCLASFFNKARVNTGAKSDKHLFLKRLKQPEFQIDSLFAVTDYGFKIVLNGEHNKPCFTVKKESNGQMIMEIIDPEQIKMKIKENKTEKSLLQMFLLYAKLGNLKSVQKECLLHDDIDFVVDQLIDTYSTQDNNGNSLLKTISN, from the coding sequence ATGACAAAAGTATATTCAAAAAAATGCGTTAACTTCGATCTCGTAAATAAGAATGAACTTCCACGATATGAATATCATCGTACGCTACGTGATGCCATAGAATTATCTGCTACAAGCTATTCAAAACAATCAAAAAACAGCATTATGTATCAATGGGATAACATTGCTCCAGAAATTGCTCTTGTTGTCTTGCAAGATGCAAAAAAAATAGGCATTGATATTCAAGAAGAAGTACTGCAAGTAATAGGTACTGAAACATTTCACCAAGAATGTCTAAAAGCAGCTCTAGAAAAATTACAAAATAACCCTCATTACTCCTTATTTCTACAAAAACTGGCATTACATATTACCCATAGAAAGTCCCAAGAATTAAGCGTCGAGCATTTAAAATCATTAGGGATTAATACCATTGATCAATTTAATAAAATCTTTATCCACTTTTTGTCAATGCAAAGCAAATTAGCTAAGAGTTTTCCTAATTTCCACAAGATTAGAGAAGAGGATGATTATGAGCAGTTCATTGCTTTTATGACAAATGAACCATTATACGAATCATTTCTGCTCTCATTTACACAATATTTAGCTTCTGAATTTAATCAAAGAAGAACACAAAGCGAGCAGGTAGAAACACCTAAAGAAATTGATAGCAAAGCATTACTTAAGTTTCTCCACGTAATTAGCTATGACTTATGTCTTACAATGCCCAACAAAGATTTGCTGAAAAAAAACACTTTATATATAGAGTTATTCGATAACCAGCTAAAATATACTGTCATTGATCCCTCTGGAAAAGAAATCAATGCAATAATTAACTTCTGTGAACTTGATTTTGCTTTGGATAAAACTGTTTCTGAGGAAGACTTAAAAAAACATTTACCAGCTATTTTGCGAATTACATCACAACGAGGACATACTGGAGATATTTCTCTTTATAATACCTCATCATTGAAAGATAAAGGAATTGCCTTTTTAGATAGCGATCTTGGTGCAAGCTTATTTCTAGCTCATTTACCTGCGGTTGATTTAGTGAAAGATGAAGAAATGAAGTTTAGCCTTTATCAGTGGCTAAGCCAAGGTAACCTAGCTCGATTTAAAGATCTATTAGCAGCAGGAGCATGCCAACATTATAACCAAGAACTCGATATTCAGATAAAACAAATCAAAGAAACCGTTGGTATCAATGAAGTATTACAAAATGAAATCGAAACAATAGGCCTCTTAATGAAGGAAATAGTTACTTTAGTCGCTGCATTAGAAGAGGATCCCCATGCCAAAGATAAAGAATTGGATAATAAGATAATACAGCTGATTAAGCTTTTAAAAACTATTGACGAATTCTATAAAAATACTCCGCTTTTGAAACAAAACGAAACGTTTCCATCCACGACAGGAAATTTTGAAAATTTTATCAAAAAAATCATCTTTAACTCTACTAATGACAAAATCACCCAATATGTGCCAGACAGTAAAGAGAAAGAAAAAATCTGGAAACTTAATTTAGTAGATTTGGTTATTGGCTTAGTGAACAATACAAATTTTGTTTCCGTACGTGATGTTAAAAATAAAAAAGAGCATTCTTTTTTAACAGATGAATCAAGCTTAGTAATACCGCCATCTATTGTATTTCGAGAGCAGCTTAAAGATAAACTAACATCCTATTTAAAAAATGACATACATCACTATCATACTGTACGTAGTTATGAAAATGATAAATTAAATCTCACTCAAGCTCCCGTAGTTTTTAAAGGAGAGCATTTAACTGACTCCTTAGCTGAAACAGAGTTTTTTGCTAAAAAAGTGACTCGTATCGGGGAGTATCCTACTGATAGTCATTTATTATCCGGGCAAGAAAATAACCTAAAAAAACATGAAATTCGCTCAGGAACCGCTACTCCATTAGCAGCTACTGGAGTTGGCACCCATACTGTGACTGATAAATTTGATATCACCCTTAAATTTGGGGGCATGAATGATATTAAGATTCTCTACATTGTTCGCGGAAAAGAAGCATTTCATTCACAACCTTTTGCAGAAATGATGGGAAAAACCAAACTGTCTGAAATTGCTTATACGCATCTTAAGCCTCAAGATTATGTGATGACTATTATCTATGATCATAATCATGAAATACTTGATGTCATTCCTGGCAACCTAAACGGTGAGATTCAAGGAGTTAGCGATCAGGCCAAAGAGATTCTTGCAGCAGGTATTGATTTTTATAATAAACAGCATGATCACTCTTTGCTTTCCAAACCTTCAGTGAGGTTGCCTCATTTTCAAGCACAAAAACAGAAAGCAACAAATCCATTACCTAAAAAGAAACCTTTACTTGCTCTCTTACATATGCATCAAATGGAATCGAATTCCTTAGTCAAAAAAATGCCCTCCACAAACTCTCTAGGTAGTGTAAGAATTAGTCGTAGCGCTCGTAATGGCAATAAAATTTTATCTATGGACATATTGAGGCCGGAAGTAAAAGAAGTTCGCCCATTAAGTGAAGAATTGACCCTTCCCGAACAATCATTCTCAAAACCACTAAACCGATTAAGCGAGGTTAGGGAAGCAGCAGTTGCTCATTTTAATATGAGGCATATCTTAACTCTAAAGGGTTTGAGTCGATGGAATACTCAAGAAAAAAAATTACACGAAACTTATAATCGCATACTCCAACCTAATTTTATGGAAGGTGATCTACAAGATCAATTAATTCATGCGAATATAGCTCATGAAGAATGGCTGACTGATGTCTTAGTTCCCAAAATGCAAACAACATTAATGCTTCATCTTGCTACGAGACTCATCACTGATTATCGAGTAGATGTGGAAGAAGTCAATAAATTAGCACAACAATTATTTCATAGTATTCTAAAATCCAGTACAAAATTCGAGAAACTTTTAGATGCTTGGTCAAAAATTTATATATCACTCAAAGAGCCAAATACCGAACAAATCTGTACTAAAAAAGCCCACGAACGAATGGAAAAACTATATCCTTCACTAAATCAAGGGAGTATCGCATACCAATCCAGATTTAATTCGTGCTTCATCATGGAAATGAATAAGATACAAAAAAAGCTGGTTAATCAAACTATGTCCGCGTTTTTAGATAAAAACTTAGATGACTTTACTGAAGAAATAAAGCTTGAGAAAAAAACAGTATATTCATTAACCGATAATCATGATTTTGTTTTTTTAGGACCAGCAGCGAGCGGTAAAAGTACTATTTCTAACAGATACATAAAAAAAGAAGAAAGAAAAGACTACGTATCACTTGCAACGGATGATTATCGGGGCATATTTATGCCGTTCACTGATGAATTTGAAAAACAGGAAACAGAACAAGTTTTTATTCGTACTCAAGATAGTGCCTATTTAATTAGTGAGCTTATTGAAGAGCACCTGCAAGCAAAAAAGGAAAAACGGCCCAATATCATTATTGATGGAGTGACTTATAAACCTTCACAAAAAGCCTTAGTTGCAAAAAATAATAATTCTTTAGTCATTTGTGCTTGTCTGAATGACATGTCAGAAGTTGTCAAACGTTCTTATGAAAGAGCAAGACAAGAAGAAAGCAGCTCAGCTGATAAAGGTCGTTATGTAAACACCACAAGCCTGATTCATATGCATAAAACAGCAAGTCTTAACTTATTAATTCATTGTGATCCCAATACAACAATTGCGTTTTACAACACTAATGTCCCTCGCAACACGATCCCGCCTTTAATTGCTACTGTGGACACACATGGAGAAAAAACCCTAACAATTAGCCATGATAAAGGCTCTTTGATGTGTTTAGCATCCTTTTTTAATAAAGCGCGAGTAAATACTGGAGCCAAAAGTGACAAACATCTTTTTTTGAAACGATTAAAACAACCTGAATTCCAAATTGACTCATTATTTGCAGTAACAGATTATGGATTTAAAATTGTATTGAATGGAGAGCATAATAAACCATGCTTCACTGTTAAAAAGGAAAGTAATGGTCAAATGATTATGGAAATAATCGATCCTGAACAAATTAAAATGAAGATCAAAGAAAATAAGACTGAAAAATCTTTATTACAAATGTTTTTATTATACGCAAAACTTGGTAATCTAAAGTCCGTTCAAAAAGAGTGTTTATTGCATGATGATATTGATTTTGTTGTTGATCAATTAATTGATACATACTCTACGCAAGATAATAATGGAAATTCTTTGCTTAAAACCATTTCAAACTAA
- the phaZ gene encoding polyhydroxyalkanoate depolymerase gives MFVNPLDNRYLYNIYDFNMRLLQPYSDYCENLARRFRRVSDNINLPYKIPYLADDTQDSFRKILEATSSHYRRVSGYAYIFHMITNVYDKPKFDINQVKIDDEYYDIQEELIDKQSFCNLIRFKKAYAEHLNLPKMLVVAPMSGHYATLLRDTVINLLPLYDVYITDWKNARDVPLTEGSFDLDDYIEYMIAYFNLLGPNLNVMAVCQPTVPVLAAVALMSTNHSANLPRTAILLGGPIDTSQSPTTVNDLAASRGDDWFQQNVISIVPSRFPGAMRLVYPGFMQLAGFMSMNLQRHMESLQRAVDRYAENQKEAAFKIIKFYLEYFSTMDLTAEFYMQTINTVFQEKLLTTGRYKSRGHNVRLQDIQKTAILAIEGERDDITGVGQTKSVISLCKNLPDSMKKYFLAEEVGHYGLFNGKKFRNIIIPEIHQFTQSYVNS, from the coding sequence ATGTTTGTTAATCCTCTTGATAATCGGTATCTTTATAATATTTATGATTTTAATATGCGTTTACTGCAGCCTTATTCCGATTATTGTGAAAATCTGGCAAGACGTTTTCGTAGAGTTTCTGATAATATTAACTTACCTTATAAAATTCCTTACCTCGCTGATGATACACAGGACTCTTTTCGTAAAATATTAGAAGCGACATCCAGTCATTACCGTAGAGTATCAGGTTATGCTTATATTTTTCATATGATTACTAACGTTTATGACAAGCCTAAATTTGATATTAATCAAGTTAAAATTGACGATGAATATTATGACATTCAAGAAGAACTTATTGATAAGCAAAGCTTTTGTAATCTGATTCGTTTTAAAAAGGCTTATGCGGAGCATTTGAATTTACCTAAAATGCTCGTAGTCGCCCCTATGTCAGGACATTATGCTACTTTACTCCGTGATACAGTAATAAACCTATTACCTTTATATGATGTATATATTACCGATTGGAAAAATGCTCGCGATGTTCCCTTAACTGAAGGATCATTTGATTTAGATGATTATATTGAATATATGATTGCCTATTTTAATTTGTTAGGACCTAATTTAAATGTAATGGCAGTTTGTCAACCCACCGTCCCCGTTTTAGCTGCGGTTGCATTAATGTCTACGAATCATTCAGCTAACTTACCACGAACAGCAATATTGCTAGGTGGGCCAATTGATACAAGCCAATCCCCTACTACAGTAAATGATCTCGCTGCATCACGAGGAGATGATTGGTTTCAGCAAAATGTGATTTCCATCGTTCCCTCTCGTTTTCCAGGAGCAATGCGCCTTGTATACCCTGGATTTATGCAACTTGCTGGCTTTATGAGTATGAATTTGCAACGACATATGGAGTCCTTACAAAGAGCAGTCGACAGATATGCGGAAAATCAAAAAGAAGCCGCATTCAAAATAATCAAATTTTATCTTGAGTATTTTTCAACCATGGACTTGACGGCTGAATTTTACATGCAAACCATTAACACCGTCTTTCAAGAAAAATTATTAACAACAGGCCGCTATAAATCCAGAGGTCATAATGTGCGCTTACAAGACATACAAAAAACAGCCATCTTAGCTATTGAAGGTGAGCGAGATGATATAACAGGAGTTGGACAAACAAAATCAGTAATCAGTTTATGTAAAAACTTACCTGACTCCATGAAGAAATATTTTCTTGCTGAAGAAGTTGGGCATTATGGATTATTCAATGGCAAAAAATTCCGCAATATTATTATTCCAGAAATTCACCAATTTACTCAATCGTATGTTAATTCATAA